Part of the Kordiimonas pumila genome is shown below.
ACCGATACTTGATCTTACCCTAACCGAACTTGAAGGGGCAATCATTGCTGTTGATTGGGGTTGGTCCCCGTTTCAGGAAACCTCACCCTTGCTACAGGAAGCAAAGCGCCAGCTTGATGCCTATTTTGACGGCGACCTTACAGAATTTGATATTCCTCTTAGCCCTATGGGTACCAAACATCAGGAAAAAGTTTGGCAAGCCATGCGCGAAATTCCGTACGGCGAAACCATAACCTACGGCGAACTAGCCCAGCAAATTGGTTCTGCCGCACAAGCGGTTGGCACAGCTTGCGGCCGTAATCCAATGCCTGTTTTAATACCCTGCCACAGGATTGTGGCATCTGCCGGCAAGCTTGGTGGCTATTCTGGCGACGGCGGCCTTTATACAAAACGAGCCTTACTGGTTCTTGAAGGTGCGCTCAGTGTGGAAGAAGGCAATATTCTGGAGGCGTCAGGCGCACTAGATTAATAGTACAATTAGTTCCCTTTCTTCATTTAATAAAGGAACCCTAATGACAAACATCACAATTACAGCAGCAGATAAAACTGGTTCTTTTTCTGTCTATACAGCAGCACCAAAAAGCAGCACTGGCCCTGCTGTTGTTGTTATTCAAGAAATTTTTGGGGTGAACTATAATGTTCGCAGTATTTGCGACTGGCTTGCCGACGAAGGCTTTTTTGCTTTTGCACCAGACCTGTTTTGGCGACAAAAACCCGGTATAGAGCTTGAAGCCAAAAACCCTGAAGAACTTCAAGCCG
Proteins encoded:
- a CDS encoding methylated-DNA--[protein]-cysteine S-methyltransferase; translation: MSQLSMHTPILDLTLTELEGAIIAVDWGWSPFQETSPLLQEAKRQLDAYFDGDLTEFDIPLSPMGTKHQEKVWQAMREIPYGETITYGELAQQIGSAAQAVGTACGRNPMPVLIPCHRIVASAGKLGGYSGDGGLYTKRALLVLEGALSVEEGNILEASGALD